A region of Arabidopsis thaliana chromosome 5, partial sequence DNA encodes the following proteins:
- a CDS encoding Pectin lyase-like superfamily protein: MVAHERRIHNLQKPTCICIIWFCLLVSLSHHGRASSTSASIFNLSLPHQHPFPEHVVLNVQRKLNDSLSRRQLLTYQQDDGTTASSPIPSCITGNPIDDCWRCDPNWSANRQRLADCSIGFGQGTLGGKGGQFYLVTDSSDNDAANPIPGTLRHAVIQPEPLWIIFSSDMGIKLKHELIIGSYKTIDGRGTNIQITGHGCLTIQQVSHVIIHNVHIHHCKPSGNTLVASSPTHVGFRGVSDGDGISVSASHHIWVDHCSLGYCADGLIDVILASTAVTISNNYFSHHDEVMLLGHDDRYTADKGMQVTIAFNHFGEGLVQRMPRCRHGYIHVVNNDFTAWEMYAIGGSASPTINSQGNRYTAPIDPNAKEVTKRVDSNEKHWSGWNWRTEGDVMVNGAFFVPSGDGVSPAYARATSVQPKAAAIIDQLTVNAGVFGDPRYYYQIIYSIASSTQTSIYFITFIFASILLFDSFNYF; the protein is encoded by the exons ATGGTGGCTCATGAGAGGAGGATCCATAATCTTCAAAAACCAACGTGCATTTGCATTATCTGGTTTTGCCTCTtggtttctctctctcaccatGGAAGAGCATCATCAACCTCAGCATCTATCTTCAATCTTTCTCTCCCACACCAACACCCATTCCCTGAACATGTTGTTCTTAATGTTCAAAG AAAACTCAACGATTCTCTCTCAAGAAGACAACTTCTCACTTACCAACAAGACGACGGCACCACGGCGTCGTCACCAATACCTTCTTGCATCACCGGAAACCCAATCGACGATTGTTGGCGCTGCGACCCAAACTGGTCGGCAAACCGCCAAAGACTCGCCGATTGCTCAATTGGTTTCGGACAAGGAACACTCGGAGGAAAAGGCGGTCAGTTTTACCTCGTCACCGATTCCTCCGACAACGACGCAGCGAATCCAATTCCCGGAACTCTTCGACACGCCGTGATTCAGCCAGAACCACTATGGATCATCTTCTCCAGCGACATGGGAATCAAACTCAAACACGAGCTCATCATCGGAAGCTACAAGACAATCGATGGAAGAGGCACGAATATCCAAATCACCGGCCATGGTTGCCTCACGATTCAGCAGGTTAGCCACGTCATCATCCACAACGTTCACATTCACCACTGTAAACCCTCCGGCAACACTTTGGTCGCTTCGTCGCCTACACATGTTGGATTTCGAGGAGTCTCCGACGGAGACGGAATCTCAGTATCAGCTTCTCATCACATTTGGGTCGATCACTGTTCTCTCGGTTACTGTGCGGACGGACTCATCGACGTCATCCTCGCTTCCACCGCCGTCACAATCTCCAACAACTATTTCTCTCATCACGACGAGGTTATGCTCCTAGGTCACGACGACCG GTACACGGCTGATAAGGGGATGCAAGTAACAATTGCATTCAACCATTTCGGAGAAGGGCTTGTTCAGAGGATGCCGCGGTGTAGGCACGGTTATATCCACGTGGTGAACAACGACTTCACGGCATGGGAAATGTATGCAATCGGCGGAAGTGCTAGCCCTACAATTAATAGTCAGGGTAACCGTTACACCGCACCTATTGATCCCAATGCCAAAGAG GTAACGAAGCGCGTGGACTCAAACGAGAAACATTGGTCGGGATGGAACTGGAGAACGGAAGGTGACGTTATGGTTAACGGAGCTTTTTTCGTGCCGTCAGGTGACGGAGTGAGCCCAGCGTATGCCAGAGCCACCAGTGTTCAGCCTAAAGCCGCCGCGATCATTGACCAGCTCACGGTCAATGCCGGCGTTTTCGGCGATCCAAGGTATTATTATCAAATCATCTATTCAATTGCTTCCTCCACCCAAACTAGCATCTACTTTATTACGTTTATTTTTGCCTCTATACTTTTATTCgattcttttaattatttctaa
- a CDS encoding Shugoshin C terminus (Shugoshin C terminus; FUNCTIONS IN: molecular_function unknown; INVOLVED IN: meiotic chromosome segregation; LOCATED IN: chromosome, centromeric region, nucleus; EXPRESSED IN: 22 plant structures; EXPRESSED DURING: 13 growth stages; CONTAINS InterPro DOMAIN/s: Shugoshin, C-terminal (InterPro:IPR011515); BEST Arabidopsis thaliana protein match is: Shugoshin C terminus (TAIR:AT3G10440.1); Has 2871 Blast hits to 2420 proteins in 372 species: Archae - 12; Bacteria - 318; Metazoa - 1409; Fungi - 181; Plants - 120; Viruses - 4; Other Eukaryotes - 827 (source: NCBI BLink).), with amino-acid sequence MVLTEMSLDYSNRVLGSQKDNVKQMDKEETQQKENMLFSSQEYAAKLQKENMTLMKALAHRNKLVELSGIEIQKLRINLRSVQEKNLQLAQANSQMLAELNTNRDRLKDLQHELGCKNALLKVKKHLEEQVLPRTHHESKDKVSASASDGDCKSFQVHDIKHKDTKRKRTTRIKSSVSADVKPIPVNDSNSKANRKRRVSGVIDTTGIPEEICQTEDDIDKGVVSRGVNQDIDNVVNKKFVPDAANPVKESVHRKRQCTRRQSTRFDVQETKQTEKLLEMDGAKESKETASFSLRRRSARLRHEEAEPCKSLHEGDEVRETIKRRRVSLRLSARFDIQEPHVTETSNADDARSIVIEESAGSRSESVEPSESRHETKEITRKRSFSTRRQSTKGKSQTDEAIKEIATDPSLVNTIVQECDQETESKDKPKADENEGMTRRSSVGRPSRHAAEKVQSYREVSLRVKMRRKC; translated from the exons ATGGTGCTAACTGAAATGAGCCTTGACTACTCTAATAGGGTTTTAGGTTCCCAAAAG GATAATGTAAAACAAATGGATAAAGAAGAGACGCAGCAGAAGGAAAATATGCTATTCTCTTCCCAGGAATATGCTGCAAAGCTTCAAAAG gAAAACATGACACTGATGAAAGCTCTAGCACACCGAAA TAAACTCGTCGAGTTGAGCGGTATTGAGATTCAGAAACTGAGGATTAACTTACGGAGTGTGCAGGAAAAGAATTTGCAGCTTGCTCAGGCAAACAGTCAGATGTTAGCG GAACTCAATACAAATAGAGACAGA ctcAAGGATCTCCAGCATGAACTTGGCTGCAAGAATGCTTTACTTAAAGTCAAGAAACATCTTGAG GAGCAAGTACTTCCACGTACACATCATGAATCGAAAGACAAG GTTTCAGCAAGCGCTTCTGATGGGGATTGCAAATCCTTTCAGGTGCATGacataaaacataaagatACCAAGAGAAAGCGAACAACAAGGATAAAAT CTTCAGTAAGTGCCGACGTCAAGCCAATACCTGTGAATGATTCTAACAGTAAAGCTAACCGTAAAAG aagaGTTTCTGGAGTAATAGATACTACTGGTATTCCCGAAGAGATCTGTCAGACTGAAGATGACATTGATAAGGGGGTTGTCTCTCGAGGGGTAAACCAAGATATTGACAATGTTGTCAACAAGAAGTTTGTTCCTGATGCAGCAAACCCGGTAAAAGAGAGTGTGCATCGCAAGAG GCAATGTACACGAAGGCAATCTACCAGATTTGATGTtcaagaaactaaacaaacGGAAAAGTTGCTTGAGATGGATGGTGCCAAAGAAAGTAAAGAAACCGCAAg CTTCTCTTTGAGAAGACGGTCTGCTCGGTTAAGGCACGAAGAAGCTGAACCATGTAAAAGCTTACATGAGGGAGACGAAGTCAGGGAGACAATCAAGAGGAGAAG AGTCTCTTTAAGACTGTCTGCAAGGTTTGATATACAAGAACCGCATGTGACTGAAACCTCGAATGCTGACGATGCAAG AAGCATAGTAATCGAAGAATCTGCTGGATCAAGATCGGAATCTGTAGAACCATCCGAAAGCAGGcatgaaacaaaagagataacCCGGAAACGCAG TTTCTCAACGAGAAGACAATCAACAAAGGGTAAATCTCAAACCGATGAAGCCATTAAAGAAATAGCGACAGACCCATCTTTGGTCAACACCATAGTTCAAGAGTGTGATCAGGAAACAGAATCAAAGGATAAGCCTAAAGCTGATGAAAACGAAGGgatgacaagaagatcatctGTGGGAAGACCATCGAGACATGCCGCAGAGAAAGTCCAATCATACAGAGAAGTCTCACTTAGAGTAAAGATGCGACGAAAATGCTAA
- a CDS encoding Shugoshin C terminus, whose translation MDKEETQQKENMLFSSQEYAAKLQKENMTLMKALAHRNKLVELSGIEIQKLRINLRSVQEKNLQLAQANSQMLAELNTNRDRLKDLQHELGCKNALLKVKKHLEEQVLPRTHHESKDKVSASASDGDCKSFQVHDIKHKDTKRKRTTRIKSSVSADVKPIPVNDSNSKANRKRRVSGVIDTTGIPEEICQTEDDIDKGVVSRGVNQDIDNVVNKKFVPDAANPVKESVHRKRQCTRRQSTRFDVQETKQTEKLLEMDGAKESKETASFSLRRRSARLRHEEAEPCKSLHEGDEVRETIKRRRVSLRLSARFDIQEPHVTETSNADDARSIVIEESAGSRSESVEPSESRHETKEITRKRSFSTRRQSTKGKSQTDEAIKEIATDPSLVNTIVQECDQETESKDKPKADENEGMTRRSSVGRPSRHAAEKVQSYREVSLRVKMRRKC comes from the exons ATGGATAAAGAAGAGACGCAGCAGAAGGAAAATATGCTATTCTCTTCCCAGGAATATGCTGCAAAGCTTCAAAAG gAAAACATGACACTGATGAAAGCTCTAGCACACCGAAA TAAACTCGTCGAGTTGAGCGGTATTGAGATTCAGAAACTGAGGATTAACTTACGGAGTGTGCAGGAAAAGAATTTGCAGCTTGCTCAGGCAAACAGTCAGATGTTAGCG GAACTCAATACAAATAGAGACAGA ctcAAGGATCTCCAGCATGAACTTGGCTGCAAGAATGCTTTACTTAAAGTCAAGAAACATCTTGAG GAGCAAGTACTTCCACGTACACATCATGAATCGAAAGACAAG GTTTCAGCAAGCGCTTCTGATGGGGATTGCAAATCCTTTCAGGTGCATGacataaaacataaagatACCAAGAGAAAGCGAACAACAAGGATAAAAT CTTCAGTAAGTGCCGACGTCAAGCCAATACCTGTGAATGATTCTAACAGTAAAGCTAACCGTAAAAG aagaGTTTCTGGAGTAATAGATACTACTGGTATTCCCGAAGAGATCTGTCAGACTGAAGATGACATTGATAAGGGGGTTGTCTCTCGAGGGGTAAACCAAGATATTGACAATGTTGTCAACAAGAAGTTTGTTCCTGATGCAGCAAACCCGGTAAAAGAGAGTGTGCATCGCAAGAG GCAATGTACACGAAGGCAATCTACCAGATTTGATGTtcaagaaactaaacaaacGGAAAAGTTGCTTGAGATGGATGGTGCCAAAGAAAGTAAAGAAACCGCAAg CTTCTCTTTGAGAAGACGGTCTGCTCGGTTAAGGCACGAAGAAGCTGAACCATGTAAAAGCTTACATGAGGGAGACGAAGTCAGGGAGACAATCAAGAGGAGAAG AGTCTCTTTAAGACTGTCTGCAAGGTTTGATATACAAGAACCGCATGTGACTGAAACCTCGAATGCTGACGATGCAAG AAGCATAGTAATCGAAGAATCTGCTGGATCAAGATCGGAATCTGTAGAACCATCCGAAAGCAGGcatgaaacaaaagagataacCCGGAAACGCAG TTTCTCAACGAGAAGACAATCAACAAAGGGTAAATCTCAAACCGATGAAGCCATTAAAGAAATAGCGACAGACCCATCTTTGGTCAACACCATAGTTCAAGAGTGTGATCAGGAAACAGAATCAAAGGATAAGCCTAAAGCTGATGAAAACGAAGGgatgacaagaagatcatctGTGGGAAGACCATCGAGACATGCCGCAGAGAAAGTCCAATCATACAGAGAAGTCTCACTTAGAGTAAAGATGCGACGAAAATGCTAA
- a CDS encoding Shugoshin C terminus (Shugoshin C terminus; FUNCTIONS IN: molecular_function unknown; INVOLVED IN: meiotic chromosome segregation; LOCATED IN: chromosome, centromeric region, nucleus; EXPRESSED IN: 22 plant structures; EXPRESSED DURING: 13 growth stages; CONTAINS InterPro DOMAIN/s: HAP1, N-terminal (InterPro:IPR006933), Shugoshin, C-terminal (InterPro:IPR011515); BEST Arabidopsis thaliana protein match is: Shugoshin C terminus (TAIR:AT3G10440.1); Has 1148 Blast hits to 928 proteins in 218 species: Archae - 2; Bacteria - 134; Metazoa - 504; Fungi - 92; Plants - 86; Viruses - 0; Other Eukaryotes - 330 (source: NCBI BLink).), with product MTLMKALAHRNKLVELSGIEIQKLRINLRSVQEKNLQLAQANSQMLAELNTNRDRLKDLQHELGCKNALLKVKKHLEEQVLPRTHHESKDKVSASASDGDCKSFQVHDIKHKDTKRKRTTRIKSSVSADVKPIPVNDSNSKANRKRRVSGVIDTTGIPEEICQTEDDIDKGVVSRGVNQDIDNVVNKKFVPDAANPVKESVHRKRQCTRRQSTRFDVQETKQTEKLLEMDGAKESKETASFSLRRRSARLRHEEAEPCKSLHEGDEVRETIKRRRVSLRLSARFDIQEPHVTETSNADDARSIVIEESAGSRSESVEPSESRHETKEITRKRSFSTRRQSTKGKSQTDEAIKEIATDPSLVNTIVQECDQETESKDKPKADENEGMTRRSSVGRPSRHAAEKVQSYREVSLRVKMRRKC from the exons ATGACACTGATGAAAGCTCTAGCACACCGAAA TAAACTCGTCGAGTTGAGCGGTATTGAGATTCAGAAACTGAGGATTAACTTACGGAGTGTGCAGGAAAAGAATTTGCAGCTTGCTCAGGCAAACAGTCAGATGTTAGCG GAACTCAATACAAATAGAGACAGA ctcAAGGATCTCCAGCATGAACTTGGCTGCAAGAATGCTTTACTTAAAGTCAAGAAACATCTTGAG GAGCAAGTACTTCCACGTACACATCATGAATCGAAAGACAAG GTTTCAGCAAGCGCTTCTGATGGGGATTGCAAATCCTTTCAGGTGCATGacataaaacataaagatACCAAGAGAAAGCGAACAACAAGGATAAAAT CTTCAGTAAGTGCCGACGTCAAGCCAATACCTGTGAATGATTCTAACAGTAAAGCTAACCGTAAAAG aagaGTTTCTGGAGTAATAGATACTACTGGTATTCCCGAAGAGATCTGTCAGACTGAAGATGACATTGATAAGGGGGTTGTCTCTCGAGGGGTAAACCAAGATATTGACAATGTTGTCAACAAGAAGTTTGTTCCTGATGCAGCAAACCCGGTAAAAGAGAGTGTGCATCGCAAGAG GCAATGTACACGAAGGCAATCTACCAGATTTGATGTtcaagaaactaaacaaacGGAAAAGTTGCTTGAGATGGATGGTGCCAAAGAAAGTAAAGAAACCGCAAg CTTCTCTTTGAGAAGACGGTCTGCTCGGTTAAGGCACGAAGAAGCTGAACCATGTAAAAGCTTACATGAGGGAGACGAAGTCAGGGAGACAATCAAGAGGAGAAG AGTCTCTTTAAGACTGTCTGCAAGGTTTGATATACAAGAACCGCATGTGACTGAAACCTCGAATGCTGACGATGCAAG AAGCATAGTAATCGAAGAATCTGCTGGATCAAGATCGGAATCTGTAGAACCATCCGAAAGCAGGcatgaaacaaaagagataacCCGGAAACGCAG TTTCTCAACGAGAAGACAATCAACAAAGGGTAAATCTCAAACCGATGAAGCCATTAAAGAAATAGCGACAGACCCATCTTTGGTCAACACCATAGTTCAAGAGTGTGATCAGGAAACAGAATCAAAGGATAAGCCTAAAGCTGATGAAAACGAAGGgatgacaagaagatcatctGTGGGAAGACCATCGAGACATGCCGCAGAGAAAGTCCAATCATACAGAGAAGTCTCACTTAGAGTAAAGATGCGACGAAAATGCTAA
- the CYP84A4 gene encoding Cytochrome P450 superfamily protein (Cytochrome P450 superfamily protein; FUNCTIONS IN: electron carrier activity, monooxygenase activity, iron ion binding, oxygen binding, heme binding; INVOLVED IN: oxidation reduction; LOCATED IN: endomembrane system; EXPRESSED IN: 10 plant structures; EXPRESSED DURING: 7 growth stages; CONTAINS InterPro DOMAIN/s: Cytochrome P450 (InterPro:IPR001128), Cytochrome P450, E-class, group I (InterPro:IPR002401), Cytochrome P450, conserved site (InterPro:IPR017972); BEST Arabidopsis thaliana protein match is: ferulic acid 5-hydroxylase 1 (TAIR:AT4G36220.1); Has 34679 Blast hits to 34410 proteins in 1775 species: Archae - 74; Bacteria - 4291; Metazoa - 12124; Fungi - 7284; Plants - 9486; Viruses - 6; Other Eukaryotes - 1414 (source: NCBI BLink).) translates to MLTLMTLIVLVPLLLFLFPHLLLRRQMLLKPYPPGPKGLPVIGNILMMNQFNHRGLAKLSRIYGGLLHLRLGFSHIFVVSSPDIARQVLQVQDHVFSNRPTTIAIRYLTYGGSDLAFCNYGPFWRRMRKLYVMMLFSRKRAESWVSVDEEVHKSVRLVASNVGKPLNICKLAFSLSRDITFRAAFGSSSSTSDESRLDEFLEIIQEFSKLFGEFNVADYVPSWLSWIDPQGINGRVEKARKSLDGFIESVIDDHLHKKKREHDNVDEETDMVDQLLAFYEEEVKVNNSVTKINLDNIKGIIMDVMFGGTETVALAIEWVLTEILRSPENMKRVQDELTSVVGLDRWRVEDTHLEKLTFLKCILKETLRLHPPFPLLLHETVKDTEISGYFIPKGSRVMVNTYALGRDPNSWSDPESFNPGRFLNPIAPDLKGNNFEFVPFGSGRRSCPGMQLGLYAFELAVAHLLHCFTWSLPDGMNPGDVDTVEGPGLTVPKAIPLVAVPTTRLLCPIVVS, encoded by the exons ATGCTTACTCTAATGACTCTCATCGTTCTTgtccctcttcttctttttctcttccccCACCTCCTTTTACGGCGGCAGATGCTTCTGAAACCCTACCCTCCTGGCCCCAAAGGCTTACCCGTCATTGGAAATATTCTCATGATGAACCAGTTTAACCACCGGGGTCTGGCCAAGCTCAGCCGTATATACGGTGGGTTGCTCCATCTCCGCCTCGGATTTTCCCACATTTTCGTCGTTTCTTCTCCGGACATTGCGCGTCAAGTCCTCCAAGTCCAAGACCACGTTTTCTCAAACCGTCCCACCACAATCGCAATCCGATACTTGACCTACGGAGGATCCGATCTTGCATTCTGCAATTACGGCCCGTTTTGGCGTCGGATGAGAAAACTCTACGTCATGATGCTCTTTAGCCGTAAACGGGCCGAGTCGTGGGTCTCTGTTGATGAAGAGGTCCACAAATCGGTCCGTTTAGTGGCTTCCAACGTCGGAAAACCACTAAACATATGTAAACTAGCATTTTCCCTATCAAGAGACATAACGTTCCGAGCAGCTTTCGGTTCCTCCTCATCCACATCTGATGAAAGCCGTTTGGACGAGTTCCTTGAGATCATTCAAGAGTTCTCTAAGCTCTTTGGTGAGTTTAACGTAGCGGATTATGTCCCGTCGTGGCTCAGTTGGATTGACCCGCAAGGGATAAACGGGCGAGTTGAGAAAGCCCGAAAATCTCTAGACGGTTTCATTGAGTCCGTCATCGATGATCACTtgcacaagaagaagagagaacatGATAACGTTGACGAAGAGACTGATATGGTAGATCAATTACTTGCGTTctacgaagaagaagtcaaagtCAACAACTCAGTCACCAAAATTAATCTCGATAACATAAAAGGCATCATCATG gATGTGATGTTCGGAGGAACGGAGACGGTGGCATTAGCAATCGAATGGGTGCTAACCGAGATACTCCGGAGCCCCGAGAACATGAAACGGGTCCAGGACGAGCTAACGAGTGTGGTCGGGCTTGACAGATGGCGCGTGGAGGACACGCACCTCGAGAAGCTCACTTTCCTCAAGTGTATCCTCAAGGAGACCCTCCGGCTCCACCCGCCTTTCCCTCTCCTCCTCCACGAGACGGTGAAGGACACTGAGATTTCCGGTTACTTCATCCCCAAGGGTTCGCGTGTGATGGTCAATACCTACGCTCTAGGGCGTGACCCGAATTCTTGGTCCGACCCGGAAAGTTTTAACCCGGGTAGGTTTTTAAACCCGATTGCTCCGGATCTGAAGGGGAATAATTTCGAATTTGTTCcattcgggtcgggtcggaGATCGTGCCCGGGTATGCAACTCGGGTTGTACGCATTTGAGCTTGCGGTGGCTCATCTTCTACACTGCTTCACGTGGAGTTTACCGGACGGTATGAATCCCGGTGACGTCGACACCGTTGAAGGACCGGGTCTCACCGTTCCTAAGGCAATTCCTTTGGTGGCGGTGCCGACCACGCGCCTCCTCTGCCCCATCGTCGTCTCGTGA
- the ZAT6 gene encoding 6 (zinc finger of Arabidopsis thaliana 6 (ZAT6); FUNCTIONS IN: sequence-specific DNA binding transcription factor activity, zinc ion binding, nucleic acid binding; LOCATED IN: intracellular; EXPRESSED IN: 15 plant structures; EXPRESSED DURING: 8 growth stages; CONTAINS InterPro DOMAIN/s: Zinc finger, C2H2-like (InterPro:IPR015880), Zinc finger, C2H2-type (InterPro:IPR007087); BEST Arabidopsis thaliana protein match is: salt tolerance zinc finger (TAIR:AT1G27730.1); Has 1807 Blast hits to 1807 proteins in 277 species: Archae - 0; Bacteria - 0; Metazoa - 736; Fungi - 347; Plants - 385; Viruses - 0; Other Eukaryotes - 339 (source: NCBI BLink).), with protein sequence MALETLTSPRLSSPMPTLFQDSALGFHGSKGKRSKRSRSEFDRQSLTEDEYIALCLMLLARDGDRNRDLDLPSSSSSPPLLPPLPTPIYKCSVCDKAFSSYQALGGHKASHRKSFSLTQSAGGDELSTSSAITTSGISGGGGGSVKSHVCSICHKSFATGQALGGHKRCHYEGKNGGGVSSSVSNSEDVGSTSHVSSGHRGFDLNIPPIPEFSMVNGDEEVMSPMPAKKLRFDFPEKP encoded by the coding sequence ATGGCACTTGAAACTCTTACTTCTCCAAGATTATCTTCTCCGATGCCGACTCTGTTTCAAGATTCAGCACTAGGGTTTCATGGAAGCAAAGGCAAACGATCTAAGCGATCAAGATCTGAATTCGACCGTCAGAGTCTCACGGAGGATGAATATATCGCTTTATGTCTCATGCTTCTTGCTCGCGACGGAGATAGAAACCGTGACCTTGACctgccttcttcttcgtcttcaccTCCTCtgcttcctcctcttcctACTCCGATCTACAAGTGTAGCGTCTGTGACAAGGCGTTTTCGTCTTACCAGGCTCTTGGTGGACACAAGGCAAGTCACCGGAAAAGCTTTTCGCTTACTCAATCTGCCGGAGGAGATGAGCTGTCGACATCGTCGGCGATAACCACGTCTGGTATATCCGGTGGCGGGGGAGGAAGTGTGAAGTCGCACGTTTGCTCTATCTGTCATAAATCGTTCGCCACCGGTCAAGCTCTCGGCGGCCACAAACGGTGCCACTACGAAGGAAAGAACGGAGGCGGTGTGAGTAGTAGCGTGTCGAATTCTGAAGATGTGGGGTCTACAAGCCACGTCAGCAGTGGCCACCGTGGGTTTGACCTCAACATACCGCCGATACCGGAATTCTCGATGGTCAACGGAGACGAAGAGGTGATGAGTCCTATGCCGGCGAAGAAACTCCGGTTTGACTTCCCggagaaaccctaa